In Drosophila teissieri strain GT53w chromosome 2R, Prin_Dtei_1.1, whole genome shotgun sequence, the following proteins share a genomic window:
- the LOC122613922 gene encoding amine sulfotransferase, whose amino-acid sequence MPQSSFFAKSVPFEQIDKLAISGGYSSIFASSQPSVPVVGNWEQRFCRLADTFQPILDRVYDFEVREDDVWIVTLPKCGTTWMQELAWLVINECDFETAKSVDLTHRSPFLEFNGVVPNVPHDTIAAANELPSPRLIKSHLPAWMLPRQIWSKRPKIIYVYRNPKDAAISYFHHWRGMVGYQGTKSDFMHSFIDGYVNFTPCWPHILDFWQLRHEPNIFFTSYERMKGQLGQVIAEVAQFLERSVSQEQIQQMQRHLSFESMRDNPACNHVKEFESMKAAAGREVEEFRFVRRGVVGSHKDELTADIIREFDLWSDSNLRDFKLNMDDFANYSKFASL is encoded by the exons ATGCCCCAGTCGAGCTTCTTTGCCAAGAGCGTGCCCTTCGAGCAGATCGACAAGCTGGCCATCAGTGGCGGCTACTCCTCGATCTTCGCCAGCAGCCAGCCATCGGTGCCGGTGGTCGGAAACTGGGAGCAGCGCTTCTGCCGCCTGGCGGACACCTTCCAGCCGATCCTGGATCGGGTGTACGACTTCGAGGTCCGCGAGGACGACGTGTGGATTGTCACCCTGCCGAAGTGCGGCACCACCTGGATGCAGGAGCTGGCCTGGTTGGTCATCAACGAGTGTGACTTTGAGACGGCCAAGAGCGTGGATCTCACGCATCGATCGCCCTTCCTTGA ATTCAACGGAGTGGTTCCCAACGTGCCGCACGACACCATCGCCGCAGCGAACGAACTGCCCTCTCCGCGTCTGATCAAGTCCCATCTGCCCGCCTGGATGCTGCCGCGGCAGATCTGGAGCAAGAGGCCCAAGATAATCTATGTGTACCGCAACCCGAAGGACGCGGCCATCTCGTACTTCCACCACTGGCGTGGAATGGTGGGCTACCAGGGCACCAAGTCGGACTTCATGCACTCCTTCATCGATGGCTATGTGAACTTCACGCCCTGCTGGCCGCACATCCTGGACTTCTGGCAGCTGCGCCACGAGCCCAACATCTTCTTCACCAGCTACGAGCGGATGAAGGGTCAGCTGGGCCAGGTGATCGCGGAGGTGGCCCAGTTCCTGGAGCGCAGTGTCAGCCAGGAGCAGATCCAGCAGATGCAGCGACACCTCTCCTTCGAGAGCATGCGCGACAATCCCGCGTGCAACCACGTCAAGGAGTTCGAGAGCATGAAGGCCGCTGCAGGACGGGAGGTGGAGGAGTTCAG ATTCGTTCGCCGCGGAGTCGTGGGCAGCCACAAGGATGAGCTCACCGCGGACATCATCCGGGAATTCGATCTCTGGTCGGACAGCAATCTGCGGGATTTCAAACTGAACATGGATGACTTTGCCAACTACAGCAAGTTTGCGTCTCTCTAA